The Salarias fasciatus chromosome 12, fSalaFa1.1, whole genome shotgun sequence DNA segment GTGATGTGGATTTGTGGAGAAAAGATCCTGCAGCTTTCCTGAGGACCAGGGGCCCGACGCACACAGGCGGCTCCGACGTATATCTGCTCATAGTGGAGGGCTTTCTCATCTTCAACTACAGgtataaagaagaaaaataatgtACTCgcatttatttgttatttattttacaagaaAGTCACAATTGAACTGCATCTCAATCTTTTTTACCACGAGTGAAGTCTGTGTTCAGTGTTACTGTTGAACAGAATAAGAGTTTTAGAAAGGTTTTgactctttttgttttgttttatcctTCCAGGCCTCTGAACGAACTGTTTGATAAAAGATATTTCATAGAAATACCATATGACGTCTGCAAAACAAGACGAAGGTCTGTCTTTCACGTTACCTGTCGCATCTTCTCTTTCATATGAATggcttttgtttctgtttatgtTTGAGCTCTTGTAAGGGGAAAACATTGAATGAACGGTGAATTCTTCCTTGACAGTTGCAGGGTGTACGaccctcctgatcctcctggatACTTCGACGGACACGTGTGGCCAATGTACCTAAAACACCGCAGAGAGATGGAGAGCTCGGTGCCAGGAATAGGTGAGAGTCCGGTCCAATGCTGCATGCTTTTACATTGATCATGATGAAAATGGCACTGTTGACCTTATTAGTGGGATTATTGGGTTTAGGGTCATCAGTTACccagaaatgtttttgaactATGGGACAAGGCTGGAATGCCAGGAAAAATCCTCAGCATGTGTGcacgcaaactccacacagaaagccaaCATGGACTTGACATTACACCACCGTGCAGTTGTCATTCAGACCAGCAGGGTTTATACTGAATATCATCATCAATGATTTTCAAGTgtaagtttgtttgtttttgttgtttttttcagtctttctggATGGACTTCAGTCAAAAGAAGAGCTGTTGGCTGTTGTGTATAAAGATGTTATTGAGGAAATAGAGACAATTAAAGGTAAGTGGGGCATTTTTATTACTATCAAGACAACagatatcagtttttttttcctgtttctaaatttcatttgttcataaatgaataaagaaatgTATATACTTCATATTTACGGTAAATTgttatgaaaaaataatttgGATTTAGCACAGATTTGTGTGCTTAAACTTAATATCTTTGACAAATTTGTTATTCTTTTTGTGTCCCAGTTTTAAGAACCTGTAGCCATCATGAGGAGAAAacttggtttatttttctttcttcacttaCAGTGACCACATAAGTGGATTTAATATATGAAGGTAATatcctttttgtttcatttttcaattttgtCTGCAGAAAAAGGTCAGAATGTTTGAAGTTTGACTGGATTGGAGTTGGAGACGACTGTGATTCCTGTGGATATTTGGACTAAAGTGTAACTAAAAAGACCAAAATAAGTTAATCATTTGTATGTTTATATTTGTCTAACATTTCAGTATTGATTGACCTCTGTTAAGAGCTTTAAAAAGTAATCAGATGAGAACGACGGGATAGTGCGGGTCATGAAGTTGCTCATGTAGACCAGATCAAGGCTGAGAGCCTCACAGAGATCATTACTCTTCAGATACTTTATGGGAATACATCTGGCTGGTATTGAACAGAGGATTTAGAATTTACCGAGAAATTAGTCTTTCAGCGGATTATTTAAGATTTAATGTAATATTTTACCACAATCATCACTTGATGAGATGTAACTATTTTCATTGAGTAATCTATATCCAGCCTTGTGATAAAATAACAGAGGAGTCTGATGTTTGTGTATATTCCGTGTTTAATTTTAACATTCCTTCGCCTTACAGCTAACTTCACTCCTTTATTCAGAACTGTGACATGGATTCACATTTCCATCTAACTCTCTggctgaatggaaaaaaaaagcacatcaaagATGAAGCTGGAGCTTTTCAACACTACAACTTCTGTATAAACTGTTATATTTCACAAATCGTCCAGTCCTGTTGTTGAGAAATATTAACACGAGTCAGTTGACTCATCCACCATTTAGTCTGAAAGACATTGGTCAAGTTTTTATCAGAACTCTGAAAAGGCCCCGGTGGCAGCTGCTTTGTTCCACTGttaattttgaaataaaatggaTTACTTTAAAAGATCTTTATGGTT contains these protein-coding regions:
- the nmrk1 gene encoding nicotinamide riboside kinase 1 isoform X1, giving the protein MRAFIVGVGGMTNGGKTTLSESLKQQIPHSCIIAQDTYFKDDSVVPVDSNGFKQYDMLSALHMDQMMSDVDLWRKDPAAFLRTRGPTHTGGSDVYLLIVEGFLIFNYRPLNELFDKRYFIEIPYDVCKTRRSCRVYDPPDPPGYFDGHVWPMYLKHRREMESSVPGIVFLDGLQSKEELLAVVYKDVIEEIETIKEKGQNV
- the nmrk1 gene encoding nicotinamide riboside kinase 1 isoform X2; this encodes MRAFIVGVGGMTNGGKTTLSESLKQQIPHSCIIAQDTYFKDDSVVPVDSNGFKQYDMLSALHMDQMMSDVDLWRKDPAAFLRTRGPTHTGGSDVYLLIVEGFLIFNYRPLNELFDKRYFIEIPYDVCKTRRSCRVYDPPDPPGYFDGHVWPMYLKHRREMESSVPGIVFLDGLQSKEELLAVVYKDVIEEIETIKVTT